From Aedes albopictus strain Foshan chromosome 1, AalbF5, whole genome shotgun sequence, one genomic window encodes:
- the LOC115258036 gene encoding uncharacterized protein K02A2.6-like: protein MDLVGRMSTIFRPVQNHSSIGPAADPFRPFQGDHCCRRRFQIRIGSRYNASFPNWRGQGHASRSLTPAETNYGQVEKEALALIFAVTKFHKMLYGRRFVLQTDHQPLKIFGSKKGIPVYTANRLQRWALTLLLYDFEIQYVSTTNFGHADVLSRLMTSQRRPDEDYVIAAVHVETEIRTILEGTLRNLPVTFNMIAAESQKDATLKQVSSFLQCGWPSNVSQLMDPAVKKFYARSDGLQLIDNCVMFGDRIIVPQRYRKQVLKQLHRGHTGMERMKAIARSYVYWPDVDGDVEQYIRQCRACADAAKSPRKTTLESWPIPTKPWSRIHIDYAGPIDGLYYLVIVDAFSKWPEIFRTRSITASSTIELLRETFARYGNPNTLVSDNGTQFTCESFKNFCCINGITHIRTAPYHPQSNGQAERFVDSLKRGLKKLNEGGRPSTPEHLQIFLSVYRSTPNKSSPHMKSPAEAFLGRQVRTTLDLLKKPIPVPAIPNEKQNIQFNKRHGATRREFQPDDMVFAEYHHGNQKSWEPGVIIERKGSVNYNVLLDLGRRQRLIQSHTNQLRPRADNDQPEASVPDVQLPWEILIEEFAATTIQAVPNDEDAQPILPSDANDNLDENNVVEPDEQQSIMSLTDESAEEDLPTDQSSSEVAREQPARNRRLPSWLALYDIF from the coding sequence ATGGATTTGGTCGGAAGAATGTCAACAATCTTTCGACCGGTTCAAAACCATTCTTCAATCGGACCTGCTGCTGACCCATTTCGACCCTTCCAAGGAGATCATTGTTGCCGGCGACGCTTCCAAATACGGATTGGGAGCCGTTATAATGCATCGTTTCCCAACTGGAGAGGTCAAGGCCATGCATCTCGTTCATTGACGCCAGCAGAAACCAACTACGGCCAGGTGGAGAAAGAGGCTCTGGCGCTGATTTTTGCGGTCACGAAATTCCACAAGATGCTATATGGAAGGCGCTTCGTTTTGCAAACCGACCACCAACCCCTCAAGATTTTTGGATCAAAAAAGGGCATCCCAGTTTACACCGCGAATAGACTGCAGCGATGGGCCCTCACTCTTTTGCTGTATGACTTCGAGATTCAGTATGTTTCTACGACGAATTTCGGCCACGCTGACGTCCTATCCCGATTGATGACATCACAACGCCGACCGGATGAGGACTACGTTATTGCTGCCGTCCACGTCGAAACCGAAATCAGAACGATTCTCGAAGGCACCCTGCGGAACCTACCAGTGACGTTCAACATGATTGCAGCCGAGTCACAGAAGGACGCGACGCTCAAGCAAGTTTCAAGTTTCCTTCAATGCGGCTGGCCGTCGAACGTGAGTCAGCTAATGGATCCTGCTGTGAAGAAATTCTACGCCCGGAGTGATGGACTCCAGCTCATCGATAACTGTGTGATGTTTGGCGACAGGATCATCGTTCCTCAGAGGTACCGCAAACAAGTTTTGAAACAGCTACATAGAGGACATACGGGCATGGAGCGCATGAAAGCCATTGCTCGAAGCTATGTCTACTGGCCGGATGTGGATGGCGATGTGGAGCAATATATACGTCAGTGTAGAGCCTGTGCTGATGCTGCAAAGTCACCAAGGAAAACTACTCTTGAATCTTGGCCGATTCCTACCAAACCCTGGAGCCGGATACACATTGACTACGCAGGACCGATCGACGGATTATACTACCTGGTCATTGTGGACGCCTTTTCGAAATGGCCCGAGATTTTCCGAACGCGTTCCATCACCGCCTCCTCTACAATCGAATTACTACGAGAGACGTTCGCTCGTTACGGCAATCCAAACACGTTAGTTTCGGACAACGGAACACAATTCACTTGTGAAAGCTTCAAGAACTTCTGCTGCATCAACGGAATTACGCACATCCGTACAGCCCCGTATCACCCACAGTCCAACGGGCAAGCCGAAAGATTTGTGGATTCTTTGAAGCGAGGACTGAAGAAGTTAAATGAGGGAGGAAGACCATCAACTCCAGAACATCTTCAAATCTTCCTTTCCGTGTATCGATCAACACCCAACAAAAGCTCACCCCATATGAAGTCTCCAGCGGAAGCTTTCCTGGGAAGACAAGTTAGGACCACTCTGGATTTGCTCAAGAAACCGATTCCTGTTCCTGCAATTCCGAACGAAAAACAAAATATCCAGTTCAATAAGCGGCACGGAGCAACCCGCCGTGAATTTCAACCAGACGATATGGTGTTTGCTGAATACCATCATGGCAATCAGAAATCATGGGAACCCGGAGTAATCATCGAACGCAAAGGATCAGTGAACTACAATGTGCTCTTGGACCTTGGTAGACGACAGAGACTAATCCAGTCTCATACGAATCAGCTTCGACCACGTGCAGACAACGATCAACCGGAAGCATCAGTTCCAGACGTTCAGCTGCCTTGGGAGATCCTGATTGAAGAATTTGCAGCTACAACGATCCAGGCAGTACCAAACGATGAAGATGCTCAACCGATTCTTCCTTCGGATGCCAATGACAATTTGGACGAAAACAATGTCGTTGAACCTGATGAACAGCAATCAATTATGTCCCTGACGGATGAATCCGCTGAAGAAGATCTTCCGACTGATCAAAGTTCCTCGGAAGTAGCCAGAGAACAGCCAGCGCGCAACAGAAGACTTCCGTCGTGGTTAGCCCTATACGATATCTTCTAG
- the LOC134285331 gene encoding uncharacterized protein K02A2.6-like — protein sequence MVNKHCGAFQLSKLSSDQFKALRFICGLQSPRDADIRARLISKLEADEIATATEGTASKVTLENLVEECHWMVNLTQDTQMVESKDTRCVNAIARNQNKPVKRIPKTPCWKCGDFHYIRDCPFIDHTCGKCKRQGHKEGYCSSDKPPISKKPTNTKLKEQLKSRSIHMVRNISSKRKFVPVHLNGVKIQLQHDSASDITVISEQTWNIIGRPTAFATEELAVSASGDSLKLLTEIWTDITIGDATKRGGIFVADNPDLNVLGIETMDLFDLWSIPINNLVSSVTQRPGDSVEQLKRQFPEVFQSTLGRCTKAQVKLYVKPEARPIYCPKRPVAYAAAPKVEAELQRLEDNGIISTVQFSDWAAPIVVVRKADNILVRICGDYSTGLNEALQSDRHPLPHPDDILAELAGCRYFTHLDLSDAYLQVEVEESSRKLLTVHTHRGLFQYNRLPPGVKSAPGAFQRIIDSMVAGIPGVKPYLDDILIAGRTREEHDRSLQAVLERIRAYGFHLKIKKCRFAMPEIQFLGHIVNKDGIRPDPVKTEAIS from the coding sequence ATGGTGAACAAACATTGTGGAGCCTTCCAACTCTCGAAGCTCTCAAGCGATCAATTCAAGGCTTTGCGATTCATCTGTGGACTCCAATCGCCGAGAGACGCAGACATCCGTGCCAGATTGATTTCCAAGTTAGAAGCAGACGAGATAGCGACCGCAACTGAAGGAACGGCAAGCAAAGTCACGTTGGAGAATCTAGTGGAAGAATGCCATTGGATGGTGAATCTTACGCAGGATACGCAGATGGTGGAAAGCAAGGATACCCGATGTGTCAACGCCATCGCTCGAAACCAAAATAAGCCTGTGAAGAGGATTCCCAAAACCCCCTGCTGGAAATGCGGTGATTTTCACTACATTCGTGACTGCCCTTTCATCGATCACACTTGTGGGAAGTGCAAACGTCAAGGTCACAAGGAAGGTTACTGTTCCAGCGACAAGCCCCCCATCTCGAAGAAGCCCACAAATACAAAACTGAAGGAACAATTGAAGTCCAGGAGCATCCATATGGTACGTAACATCAGCAGTAAGCGCAAATTCGTTCCAGTTCATCTCAACGGCGTCAAGATTCAGCTCCAACACGATTCCGCATCTGACATTACCGTCATCTCGGAGCAGACATGGAACATCATCGGAAGACCAACAGCTTTCGCCACTGAAGAGCTAGCGGTATCAGCATCCGGTGATAGTCTCAAGCTTCTCACGGAAATCTGGACGGACATCACGATCGGAGACGCTACCAAGAGAGGAGGAATTTTTGTTGCTGATAACCCCGATTTGAACGTGCTTGGCATCGAAACCATGGACCTGTTCGACCTCTGGTCCATTCCGATCAACAACCTCGTAAGTTCAGTCACCCAACGGCCAGGAGATTCCGTGGAGCAGCTCAAGCGACAGTTTCCTGAAGTTTTCCAAAGCACTCTCGGCCGATGCACCAAAGCGCAGGTGAAGCTTTACGTCAAGCCAGAAGCACGTCCAATCTACTGCCCGAAGCGTCCTGTAGCCTACGCCGCAGCACCAAAAGTAGAAGCGGAGCTCCAGCGTCTCGAAGACAACGGCATAATTTCTACTGTTCAATTTTCTGACTGGGCAGCACCAATAGTCGTCGTACGGAAAGCAGACAACATCTTGGTTCGCATTTGTGGAGACTATTCCACCGGCCTGAATGAAGCGTTGCAGTCCGACCGTCATCCGCTGCCCCATCCAGACGATATTTTAGCAGAGTTAGCTGGTTGCCGTTACTTCACCCATCTCGATTTGTCAGACGCCTACCTGCAAGTTGAGGTCGAAGAAAGTTCAAGGAAACTACTTACGGTGCACACTCATCGAGGACTTTTCCAGTACAACCGTCTTCCACCTGGAGTCAAGTCGGCGCCCGGAGCGTTCCAGCGCATAATCGATAGCATGGTTGCTGGTATTCCCGGAGTCAAACCCTACCTGGACGATATCCTCATTGCTGGCCGAACCAGGGAAGAACACGACAGGTCTCTTCAAGCAGTTCTGGAACGAATACGTGCGTATGGTTTTCACCTGAAGATCAAGAAGTGCCGTTTTGCAATGCCGGAGATCCAGTTCCTCGGGCATATCGTGAACAAAGATGGCATCCGCCCCGATCCAGTGAAGACTGAAGCCATTTCTTAA